A genomic stretch from Helianthus annuus cultivar XRQ/B chromosome 1, HanXRQr2.0-SUNRISE, whole genome shotgun sequence includes:
- the LOC110867771 gene encoding uncharacterized protein LOC110867771, which yields MCKIIEENTVDSVETYIANKPASFKLKKNLQPLELIHQEIIKTISPVIKTEKRNGDVATSSPHQHEPGPVNGTATADVYEEYKLTVTSYFPNCVYEDLTLMSDDCKITSITKLSLLAHIKQLLHCVLLTYNYGTVVRCNRSHVVKYMFTNLYLVEPEFACFTRTVVAGYTRVNWVDRK from the coding sequence ATGTGCAAGATAATCGAGGAAAACACTGTTGATTCAGTAGAAACATATATTGCCAACAAACCTGCGAGTTTCAAGCTGAAAAAGAACCTTCAACCACTAGAATTAATACATCAAGAAATCATCAAAACCATCTCACCCGTAATTAAAACCGAGAAGAGAAATGGTGACGTCGCGACTTCAAGTCCACATCAGCATGAACCGGGTCCAGTCAATGGGACTGCGACTGCTGATGTGTACGAGGAATATAAACTAACAGTTACATCATACTTTCCAAATTGTGTGTATGAGGATCTTACTCTCATGTCTGATGACTGTAAAATTACATCCATCACTAAGTTGTCACTTTTAGCCCATATAAAACAATTATTGCATTGTGTTCTCTTGACCTACAATTATGGTACTGTTGTAAGATGCAACAGAAGTCATGTTGTGAAGTATATGTTCACCAATTTGTATCTCGTCGAACCCGAATTCGCTTGCTTTACAAGAACAGTTGTTGCCGGTTATACGAGGGTTAACTGGGTCGATAGAAAATGA